From a region of the Colias croceus chromosome 14, ilColCroc2.1 genome:
- the LOC123697372 gene encoding uncharacterized protein LOC123697372: MTMKASIEVRCIVCHLVFCCPECRRKHEQNTHSLTYECPICRGSSYLCEPKYLNQDFIDHLTTEHLPLRCKKCNKIFATMEDLVDIEKCTSISELIETEVKKEVNVEERFDSIYEKIYNEGDNFEAILSVNKSSKTAIITPIIRKKYLVDYESSDDADSDESPKVNVVTPHPKLYPKTPRHKRQRAATPHAKKLMGLMRQNGIEEYDETMEDIIYDQSLNPKTPTPSRNDNHEHVEQDMTTPTSHLPHVLKVAQIVSTSTPTNPTNGGWTMFPNPGNDSPLSEIEIGESPAQSTNNEPSKSEQIPKLKGIITGSRLKLGSQDSSEKQVTFQDSEPSVKSKRVKFANDTIFSRENQIQRVYRKPKRMLTPGPQRPKYTSNPRFQALINRFENRVATVPQTPVNIPDKGLATPSVEHNVLARAISFKESPGLENTRDTNELFSTCVDTNEPVNNAITTLTTNIVGSLQTCLTSLLKTNDEETEIQFKFVITKKKVSVKRMADNGDEDLSEIERDETSEKENIWSTVTKAVKKVFWGEKESPYRPHSNDSTSSSASKRKYDDLSDAESPLNHKRHRYEGRIRGRPPLQRTKKWGVTGLKTAHSAEQQSLVKQLEDVNQSF; the protein is encoded by the exons ATGACAATGAAGGCATCAATAGAG GTTCGTTGTATTGTCTGTCATTTAGTATTCTGCTGCCCAGAGTGTCGTAGGAAACACGAACAGAACACCCATTCTCTCACCTACGAATGTCCCATCTGCAGAGGCAGCAGCTACCTTTGCGAACCCAAATATCTCAACCAAGACTTCATTGACCACCTCACCACAGAGCACCTTCCTCTACGCTGCAAGAAgtgtaacaaaatattcgCCACAATGGAAGACCTGGTCGATATAGAAAAGTGCACAAGTATATCTGAGCTGATCGAAACAGAAGTAAAGAAAGAAGTCAACGTGGAAGAAAGATTCGATTCTATATatgaaaaaatttataatgaaggtgataattttgaagctatACTATCTGTTAATAAATCTAGTAAAACTGCTATAATAACGCCTATTATTAGGAAGAAATATCTAGTAGATTATGAATCTAGTGATGATGCTGATTCAGATGAGAGTCCAAAGGTCAATGTGGTGACTCCTCATCCTAAATTGTATCCAAAAACACCACGGCATAAGAGACAGAGAGCAGCTACACCACATGCCAAGAAATTAATGGGTTTGATGAGGCAAAATGGTATTGAAGAGTATGATGAAACGATggaagatattatttatgatcAATCACTAAATCCCAAAACGCCAACACCATCTAGAAACGACAATCACGAAC ACGTCGAACAAGACATGACAACACCTACATCCCATCTCCCACATGTTCTGAAAGTGGCGCAAATCGTTAGTACCAGTACTCCCACCAACCCCACCAACGGTGGTTGGACCATGTTCCCTAACCCTGGTAACGATTCGCCACTGTCAGAAATTGAAATTGGAGAGAGTCCAGCGCAAAGCACTAATAATGAG ccATCGAAATCGGAACAAATTCCAAAACTAAAAGGTATCATAACGGGCAGCAGGCTTAAACTTGGCAGTCAGGACAGTTCGGAGAAGCAAGTCACTTTCCAGGATTCTGAACCTTCTGTTAAGAGCAAAAGGGTTAAATTTGCAAATGACACTATTTTCAGTCGAGAGAATCAAATACAAAGAG TATACAGAAAGCCAAAACGAATGCTAACACCTGGACCACAGAGACCAAAATACACCAGCAACCCGCGTTTCCAGGCGCTCATTAACCGTTTCGAGAATAGAGTAGCAACCGTCCCGCAAACGCCAGTCAATATCCCTGACAAAGGTCTAGCCACCCCCTCAGTGGAGCACAACGTTCTAGCCAGAGCTATAAGCTTCAAAGAAAGCCCTGGATTGGAAAACACGAGAGACACGAATGAATTATTCAGCACGTGCGTGGACACGAACGAACCAGTAAATAACGCAATAACAACGCTCACTACAAACATCGTCGGATCCCTGCAAACCTGCCTCACGTCGCTTCTCAAAACAAATGACGAAGAAACAGAGATACAATTCAAATTCGTGATCACCAAGAAAAAGGTCAGCGTGAAAAGGATGGCAGATAATGGAGACGAGGATCTCAGCGAGATAGAGAGGGACGAAACTAGtgaaaaggaaaatatttggTCGACTGTAACTAAGGCTGTGAAGAAGGTGTTTTGGGGCGAGAAAg aatCGCCATACAGACCTCACTCCAACGATTCcacatcatcatcagcctCCAAACGCAAGTACGACGACCTTTCCGACGCTGAGAGTCCCTTGAACCACAAGCGCCATAGATACGAAGGAAGGATCCGGGGCCGGCCCCCCCTACAGCGCACCAAAAAGTGGGGGGTAACCGGCCTAAAAACCGCACACTCCGCGGAACAACAGTCTTTAGTGAAACAGTTAGAAGACGTCAATCAGAGTTTTTAA